In Nitrospira defluvii, the genomic stretch CGACTCGACAAACCAGCCGGTCCTGAACTGACCAGTCGTCGACTGCAGGACCAGCAGCAAGACGGCGAAGGTGAGGTAGTCGAAGAACGAGCTCACGAATCCAAAGGTCAGCATGAAACGGCGAATGAACGGAATGTCCCAACGCCTCGGCCGATCGATCAGCTCGGGATCGACATGGTCGGTCGCAATGGTCATTTCCGGAATATCGGTCAGGACATTCGTCAGCAGAATCTGCTTCGGCAACAGGGGGAGAAACGGAAGAAACAGCGAGGCACCGGCCATGCTGAACATGTTCCCGAAATTCGCGCTCGTGGCCATGAATACATACTTCAGCGTATTCGCGAAGGTCTTGCGCCCCTCGCGTACGCCTTCCACCAACACGCTCAAATCCTGTTCCAACAGGACGAGGTCCGCGGCCTCTTTGGCGACATCCACCGCCTGATCGACGGAAATACCGACATCGGCGGCGTGCAGTGCCGGGGCGTCGTTGATGCCGTCCCCCAGATACCCGACCACATGACCCGATCCGCGTAACGCGCGAATGATCCGTTCTTTTTGATTCGGCTCGATTTCGGCGAAGATATCGACATCAGAGGCACTTGCGCGCAGCGCATCCTCGCTCATCCCGCGCAAATCATTTCCGGTCAGGAGACGCGGAGCCGCCAGGCCGACCTCACGCCCCACATGAGCCGCCGCCGGCGCCTGATCCCCCGTCACGATCTTCAGCGCCACGCCGAGTCGCCTGAGTGTGCTCACCGTCTCGGCAATGCCGGGCTTGAGCGGGTCGGCAAACACCAAGAGCCCGAGGAACGTCATGCCGGCTTCGTGCTCCTTCGAGACACGATCGAGTCCTCCCATATCCCGGCAGGCCAGGCCGATCGTGCGAAACCCCTGCCCGCTCAACAGGCGAACCTGCTCCCTCACCGATCGGCGAACCTGCTCGATCGGCACAAGCGCGCCATCGCCCTGCTCCGCCTGAAGACAGATCGTCAGCATGCTCTCGACCGCGCCTTTGGTGATCAACACGTGTGTCTGCGGAGCGGCCACCAGGATCGAGAGCCGCTTGCGCACGAAATCGTACGGCTCTTCGTCCAGTTTGTGGTGACCGGCGAGCTCGAAGACCCGGTCTCGACGCAACGCCTCATCCAGCGGATTCGGGAACCCCGTTTCGAACACCGCGTTCAGATAGCCGAGGAACAGCACGCGCTCGCTGGACTCACCCGCCACGTTGAGGGCCGCATGCAGCCGCATCGACCCCTCGGTCAACGTGCCGGTCTTGTCGGAACACAACACGGTCATACTGCCGAAATTCTCGATCGAGGCCAGGCGTTTGACGACAACGCGTTGTTCCGCCATGCGTCTCGCGCCATGGGAAAGGTTCACGCTGATGATGGCGGGCAACAATTGCGGCGTCAGTCCCACCGCCAAGGCCATGGAGAACAAAAAGGATTCCAGGACCGGACGCTCAAGGTAGACGTTCACCGCAAAAATGGCGAATACCAGAAGAAGGGTCACCTCCAACAGGAGATACCCGAACCGTCGCACGCCGCGCTCAAACTCCGTCTCCGTCGGCCGAACGGCCAGCCGGTGAGCAATGCGACCGAACTCGGTCTCCTTGCCCACCCTCACGATCACCGCACGAGCCTGCCCGCTCACGACATGGGTGCCAAGAAAGAGGCTATTCGTGCGCTTCTGCAGCGGCATGTCGCCGGACAATGTCGCCGTGGATTTCTCGACCGGATAGGTCTCCCCCGTCAACGTCGCCTCATCGACAAAGAGATCCTTGGCCTCCAACAATCGCGCATCACCGGGCAGGCTGGACCCGGCGGATAATTCCACGACATCACCTGGCACGACCGTGTCCGCCGGAACTTCGATAAGCAGACCGTCCCGCCGGACTCGAGCCGTGACTTGAACAAGAGCCAACAGCCCTGCCACGGCGCGCGCGGCGCTATATTCCTGCCAGAAACTCAAGAGGGCGCTGGCCAGGATAATCCCAAGGATGATCAGCGCATCGCTGCGCTCCGCCAGAAACAGCGACACCCCGGAAGCGAACAGGAGAATGAGGATGATCGGGCTGCGGAACTGCGCCAGTAGCATGCGGACCGGCTGACTGTCGCGGCTCGGCTTCAGCCTGGATGGGAGGGCAAGCACCTGTCGTCGTTCCGCCTCGGCGGCAGAAAGCCCCTCCCGCGTGACCGTCAATTCACGCAGCAGCGTCTCTTCGGGAAGGGCCCAGAAAGATCGTCCGTTCAGCATCGCACCAGCCACCCGCCGTCACACCCACTC encodes the following:
- the mgtA gene encoding magnesium-translocating P-type ATPase, coding for MLNGRSFWALPEETLLRELTVTREGLSAAEAERRQVLALPSRLKPSRDSQPVRMLLAQFRSPIILILLFASGVSLFLAERSDALIILGIILASALLSFWQEYSAARAVAGLLALVQVTARVRRDGLLIEVPADTVVPGDVVELSAGSSLPGDARLLEAKDLFVDEATLTGETYPVEKSTATLSGDMPLQKRTNSLFLGTHVVSGQARAVIVRVGKETEFGRIAHRLAVRPTETEFERGVRRFGYLLLEVTLLLVFAIFAVNVYLERPVLESFLFSMALAVGLTPQLLPAIISVNLSHGARRMAEQRVVVKRLASIENFGSMTVLCSDKTGTLTEGSMRLHAALNVAGESSERVLFLGYLNAVFETGFPNPLDEALRRDRVFELAGHHKLDEEPYDFVRKRLSILVAAPQTHVLITKGAVESMLTICLQAEQGDGALVPIEQVRRSVREQVRLLSGQGFRTIGLACRDMGGLDRVSKEHEAGMTFLGLLVFADPLKPGIAETVSTLRRLGVALKIVTGDQAPAAAHVGREVGLAAPRLLTGNDLRGMSEDALRASASDVDIFAEIEPNQKERIIRALRGSGHVVGYLGDGINDAPALHAADVGISVDQAVDVAKEAADLVLLEQDLSVLVEGVREGRKTFANTLKYVFMATSANFGNMFSMAGASLFLPFLPLLPKQILLTNVLTDIPEMTIATDHVDPELIDRPRRWDIPFIRRFMLTFGFVSSFFDYLTFAVLLLVLQSTTGQFRTGWFVESVLSASVIVLVIRTRRPCVTSRPSRGLWLSTLLVGLATMLLPVTPVGAMLGFEPLPPLFWAALIGILVAYVGAAELAKLLFYRKPKNGG